The following are encoded together in the Carboxydothermus pertinax genome:
- the cooS gene encoding anaerobic carbon-monoxide dehydrogenase catalytic subunit, protein MENNKLSVDQAVPKLYQKAREEGIVTVFDRYEAQQPQCGFGLSGLCCRHCVQGPCRIDPFGEGPQVGICGATAEVIVARNLLRQVAAGAAAHVDHAYDVLEVLEKIAEGAESYGIKDAEKLKQVAHTLGIATANKTEQEIVKEMCQVIYFDFANSSTAPMTYLKANSPKERLELWEKLGVLPRNPDREIREALHQTTMGMDADPVNLILKTLRLGLVDGFAGLKLATDLQDIIFGTPQPVVTEANLGVLKEDYVNIIVHGHVPLLSEKIVEWSRKLEEEAKKAGAKGINLAGICCTGNEVLMRQGVPLATNFLAQELAIVTGAVDLMVVDVQCIMPSLAEIAACYHTRLVTTMPIVKIPGAEHVPFNSETADTASQEIVRMAIASFQKRNPAKVYIPREKAKVVAGFSVEAIVKALAKLNPADPLKPLIDNIVSGNILGVVATVGCNNAKVKHDWFHIELVKELIKNNVLVVTTGCSAHALAKAGLMDPAAAELAGEGLRTVLTAIGTANDLGGPLPPVLHMGSCVDNSRIGDLVIAVANYLKVSPKDLPIAASAPEYQHEKALSIGTWAVAMGIMTHLGVIPPVLGSPKVTQILTQDAETLIGGKFYVETDPYKAAAGMIEHIKTKRALLNL, encoded by the coding sequence ATGGAGAACAATAAATTATCGGTAGACCAGGCTGTTCCCAAGCTTTACCAAAAAGCCCGGGAAGAAGGGATAGTAACTGTTTTTGACCGCTACGAAGCGCAACAGCCCCAGTGTGGTTTTGGTTTATCCGGACTTTGCTGCCGCCATTGCGTTCAAGGACCGTGCCGGATCGACCCCTTTGGGGAAGGGCCGCAAGTGGGAATTTGTGGAGCAACAGCTGAAGTAATAGTGGCAAGAAATTTACTGCGCCAGGTGGCTGCCGGAGCTGCTGCCCATGTAGACCATGCTTATGATGTTTTAGAAGTTTTAGAAAAGATTGCTGAAGGAGCAGAAAGTTACGGGATTAAGGATGCGGAAAAATTAAAACAAGTGGCTCATACTTTAGGTATAGCTACCGCTAATAAAACGGAGCAGGAAATTGTCAAAGAAATGTGTCAGGTAATTTATTTTGATTTTGCCAATTCCAGTACTGCTCCGATGACCTACCTAAAAGCAAATTCTCCCAAGGAAAGGTTGGAACTCTGGGAAAAGCTTGGTGTGTTACCAAGAAATCCAGACCGGGAGATAAGAGAAGCTCTGCACCAGACTACTATGGGCATGGATGCAGACCCGGTAAATTTAATCTTAAAAACCCTTCGCCTGGGTTTAGTAGATGGTTTTGCGGGACTTAAGCTGGCCACTGACTTACAGGATATAATTTTTGGTACACCCCAACCGGTAGTGACCGAAGCTAACTTAGGAGTACTTAAAGAAGATTATGTGAATATTATTGTCCATGGCCACGTACCTCTTTTATCGGAAAAGATTGTAGAGTGGAGTCGAAAATTAGAAGAGGAGGCTAAAAAAGCAGGAGCAAAAGGAATTAATCTTGCCGGTATTTGCTGTACCGGCAATGAAGTATTGATGCGGCAAGGGGTTCCCTTGGCGACAAACTTTCTGGCTCAGGAATTAGCTATCGTCACTGGAGCCGTGGATTTAATGGTAGTGGATGTCCAGTGCATTATGCCCTCTTTAGCGGAAATAGCTGCTTGTTATCATACCCGCCTGGTAACTACTATGCCTATTGTCAAGATCCCTGGTGCTGAACACGTACCTTTTAACAGCGAAACTGCCGATACGGCTTCTCAAGAAATTGTAAGGATGGCTATTGCAAGTTTCCAAAAGAGAAATCCTGCCAAAGTCTACATTCCCCGGGAAAAAGCCAAGGTAGTGGCTGGTTTTAGCGTGGAAGCAATAGTAAAAGCTTTAGCAAAACTAAATCCAGCTGATCCTTTAAAGCCCTTAATCGATAATATTGTCTCGGGTAATATTCTGGGGGTAGTAGCCACCGTAGGTTGTAATAATGCCAAAGTAAAACATGACTGGTTCCATATTGAGTTAGTAAAAGAATTAATTAAAAACAATGTTTTGGTGGTTACTACCGGCTGTTCTGCTCATGCCTTAGCCAAAGCAGGTTTGATGGATCCGGCGGCAGCTGAATTGGCGGGCGAAGGGTTAAGAACAGTCTTAACCGCAATTGGTACTGCCAATGACTTAGGAGGGCCGCTGCCACCAGTTTTGCACATGGGAAGTTGCGTGGATAACTCCCGGATTGGGGATTTAGTAATAGCTGTGGCTAATTATCTCAAGGTTAGTCCTAAAGACCTGCCCATTGCTGCTTCTGCTCCCGAATACCAGCACGAGAAGGCTTTAAGCATTGGAACCTGGGCGGTGGCGATGGGCATTATGACCCATTTAGGGGTTATTCCGCCGGTTTTAGGAAGCCCCAAAGTTACCCAAATCTTAACCCAGGATGCTGAAACTTTAATTGGTGGTAAGTTTTATGTAGAAACAGATCCTTATAAAGCTGCAGCAGGCATGATTGAGCACATAAAGACCAAGCGGGCTTTGTTAAACCTTTAG
- a CDS encoding NAD(P)/FAD-dependent oxidoreductase, whose protein sequence is MKYLIIGNSAAGVFAAENLRKLDPTGEITILTDEPYEVYGRCLTSYFIAGDIGEEQIYIRPRDFYEKNRIKLKRQEKVIKIDFGEKKVFTAKNFYPYDRLLIASGAKAKKLSLPGSNLPGIFNLRTLEDAKSIIDCSQKAEQAVIIGGGLVSLKGAYGLLKRGIKVTVVVASPQILSQVLDETAAELVQQNLEKKGMKILLEEDVLEFLGEDKVLEVKLLSGKTLKADLVLVGKGVTPNVEFLPEAEKFAEGLPVDQYLRTPWEDVWAAGDVAKTYDIAYGKPRVNALWPIAAEQGKIAAMNMVGQNYVYQGSISMNSLEFFGFSTIAAGITRRDEGYTVIKKRQGANYLKLVMDGAKLKGYILSGEVRGAGRLTQLILSGGKINKLPSFLKIF, encoded by the coding sequence ATGAAATATTTAATTATTGGTAATAGTGCTGCGGGTGTTTTTGCGGCGGAAAACTTAAGAAAATTAGATCCTACTGGGGAAATTACGATATTAACCGATGAGCCATACGAGGTTTATGGCCGTTGCTTAACATCGTATTTTATTGCCGGGGATATCGGTGAGGAACAAATTTATATTCGCCCCAGGGATTTTTACGAAAAAAACCGGATTAAGCTAAAAAGACAGGAAAAAGTAATAAAAATTGATTTTGGAGAAAAAAAAGTTTTTACGGCAAAAAACTTTTACCCTTATGACCGTCTTTTAATTGCCAGTGGAGCGAAAGCTAAAAAGCTTTCGCTTCCTGGAAGTAACTTACCTGGAATTTTTAACTTAAGGACCTTAGAAGATGCTAAAAGTATCATCGACTGTTCCCAAAAGGCCGAACAGGCGGTAATAATAGGTGGAGGGCTGGTGAGCTTAAAAGGGGCTTATGGTTTGTTAAAGCGGGGAATTAAAGTTACCGTTGTCGTAGCATCCCCGCAAATATTGTCCCAGGTTTTGGATGAAACAGCGGCGGAGTTGGTGCAACAAAATTTAGAAAAAAAAGGAATGAAAATTCTTTTGGAGGAAGATGTTTTAGAATTTTTAGGGGAAGATAAAGTTTTGGAAGTTAAGCTTTTAAGCGGAAAAACTTTAAAAGCGGATTTGGTTTTGGTGGGAAAAGGGGTAACTCCTAATGTTGAATTTTTACCTGAGGCGGAGAAATTTGCCGAAGGCCTACCGGTGGACCAATATTTAAGGACTCCTTGGGAGGATGTCTGGGCTGCGGGAGATGTGGCAAAAACCTATGATATAGCTTATGGTAAACCTAGAGTTAATGCACTCTGGCCAATTGCCGCCGAACAGGGAAAGATAGCAGCAATGAATATGGTCGGACAAAATTATGTGTATCAAGGTTCCATAAGCATGAACTCCCTGGAGTTTTTTGGGTTTAGTACCATTGCAGCAGGTATTACCCGCAGGGATGAAGGTTACACAGTAATAAAAAAAAGACAGGGAGCAAACTACTTAAAACTTGTAATGGATGGAGCCAAATTAAAGGGATATATTTTAAGCGGTGAGGTGCGGGGAGCTGGAAGACTTACCCAGCTAATTCTTTCCGGAGGAAAAATAAATAAATTGCCCTCCTTTTTAAAAATATTTTAA
- a CDS encoding rubrerythrin family protein gives MDQKTLENLMAAFAGESQANRKYLAFAKKAEAEGYPNIAKLFRSAAEAETIHALKHLEVAGKIGSTLENLKTAVAGETYEFTDMYPEFIKEAESSGETNAVRSFNFASKAEEVHARLYQEALSALEAGKDVEGEYYICPICGNIEKKRPERCAICNAPGEKFFQV, from the coding sequence ATGGACCAAAAAACTTTGGAAAATTTAATGGCAGCTTTTGCCGGGGAATCCCAGGCCAACCGAAAGTACTTAGCTTTTGCGAAAAAGGCGGAAGCGGAAGGTTATCCCAATATTGCCAAGCTTTTTAGAAGCGCGGCGGAAGCCGAAACCATACATGCTTTAAAACACTTGGAAGTTGCCGGTAAAATTGGCTCTACTTTAGAGAACCTGAAAACTGCGGTTGCCGGTGAAACTTACGAATTTACCGATATGTATCCGGAATTTATTAAAGAAGCTGAATCTTCCGGGGAAACTAATGCGGTTAGAAGTTTTAATTTTGCTTCCAAAGCCGAAGAAGTTCATGCCCGGCTTTACCAGGAGGCTTTAAGTGCCTTAGAAGCTGGTAAAGATGTGGAAGGAGAATATTACATTTGTCCAATTTGTGGGAATATTGAAAAGAAAAGGCCCGAGCGCTGCGCTATCTGCAATGCTCCGGGGGAAAAATTTTTCCAAGTTTAA
- a CDS encoding thioredoxin family protein: MAFLQDKDVQFLKDKFAKEMVNDVTVRFFTKSPVLANDCQYCDHTKQLLEELAATSEKIKLVVHTYPTEKEMVEKYGIDKIPAIVFEANEDVGIRFYGIPSGYEFSTVIETIIDLSRGKPELPDNVLAELSKVTSPVTIKVFVTPT; the protein is encoded by the coding sequence GTGGCATTTTTACAGGATAAGGATGTACAGTTTCTTAAAGACAAATTTGCCAAAGAAATGGTCAACGATGTGACCGTTCGCTTTTTTACCAAAAGCCCGGTATTGGCTAATGATTGCCAGTATTGCGACCATACCAAACAGCTTTTAGAAGAATTAGCGGCTACCAGTGAAAAAATTAAGCTAGTAGTTCATACCTATCCTACCGAAAAAGAAATGGTGGAAAAATACGGTATCGACAAGATTCCTGCCATAGTTTTTGAAGCAAATGAGGATGTAGGGATTCGTTTTTACGGGATTCCTTCAGGCTATGAGTTTTCAACGGTAATTGAGACGATTATTGACCTTTCTAGAGGTAAGCCGGAACTTCCGGATAATGTTTTAGCTGAACTTTCTAAAGTTACCTCTCCGGTAACTATTAAGGTTTTTGTAACACCTACCTGA
- a CDS encoding zinc dependent phospholipase C family protein produces MVEKALKIIAPLQAFLDNVEPTHGYVLNKALKQLQEENYKTIYYEKYYPLIYSGMYAADKGWQNVNHYFNPQTKKGLFIFIPAREVLQQELNSFLKLQEQKNPKAFWHFGRAVHILQDFTEPHHLKPTFLDGHKKFERWVGNNIKKIIKNLSLPSLFTPYLTLDVETFCPKILDYYDLVGKKAGELNYYRVSKELLAVAVELTKLIFLEFDNYFKKFGL; encoded by the coding sequence ATGGTTGAAAAGGCTTTAAAAATTATTGCACCTTTGCAAGCGTTTTTGGATAATGTTGAACCAACCCATGGATATGTCTTAAATAAAGCTTTAAAGCAATTGCAGGAAGAAAACTATAAAACAATTTATTATGAAAAATATTACCCATTAATTTACAGTGGCATGTATGCAGCGGATAAGGGCTGGCAAAATGTTAACCATTATTTTAATCCCCAAACGAAAAAAGGGTTATTTATTTTTATACCTGCCAGAGAAGTGTTGCAGCAGGAACTAAATAGTTTTTTAAAACTTCAAGAACAAAAAAACCCAAAAGCTTTCTGGCATTTTGGCCGAGCAGTCCACATTTTACAAGATTTTACTGAACCCCACCATTTAAAGCCTACTTTTTTAGATGGTCATAAAAAGTTTGAGCGTTGGGTGGGCAATAATATTAAAAAAATAATTAAAAACTTAAGTTTACCGTCTCTTTTTACGCCGTACTTAACTTTAGATGTAGAAACTTTTTGCCCCAAAATCCTAGACTATTATGATTTAGTTGGAAAAAAAGCTGGAGAACTTAACTACTACCGGGTTTCTAAGGAGCTACTGGCAGTAGCGGTGGAACTTACGAAGCTCATATTTTTAGAATTTGACAATTATTTTAAAAAATTTGGGTTATAA
- a CDS encoding IMPACT family protein has translation MEFITIEAFSEERFTERKSLFIGRALPVSSEEEAREFIDEIKEKHKDATHNVYAFSIENRITRMSDDGEPSGTAGRPVLEAILQKKLTNVCVVVTRYFGGILLGAGGLIRAYRKAAELCLNNASIIIVKKIPVYRVTVCYEHWSRVLKLAATLGLPQKEPQYLQEVTGYFGVIPELEEKFLREVIDLSSGQAKIQKEDEMLVKYKEGKYLPV, from the coding sequence ATGGAATTTATTACTATTGAGGCTTTTTCAGAAGAAAGGTTTACCGAAAGAAAATCATTATTTATCGGTCGGGCGCTACCAGTAAGCTCCGAGGAGGAAGCAAGGGAGTTTATCGATGAGATAAAAGAAAAGCACAAAGATGCTACCCATAATGTTTATGCGTTCAGTATTGAAAACAGGATTACCCGGATGAGTGACGATGGTGAGCCTTCCGGTACCGCCGGACGACCCGTTTTGGAAGCAATTTTGCAAAAAAAACTAACCAATGTCTGTGTAGTGGTAACCCGGTACTTTGGGGGAATCCTTTTGGGAGCTGGGGGCTTAATTCGAGCTTACCGCAAAGCTGCTGAGCTTTGTTTGAATAATGCTTCTATAATCATTGTTAAGAAAATCCCGGTTTATAGAGTTACAGTTTGTTATGAGCATTGGTCACGGGTATTAAAACTTGCGGCTACCTTGGGCTTGCCGCAAAAGGAGCCGCAGTATCTTCAGGAAGTTACCGGGTATTTTGGAGTTATTCCTGAACTTGAAGAAAAATTTCTCCGGGAAGTAATTGATCTGTCTTCCGGCCAGGCAAAGATCCAAAAAGAGGATGAAATGCTGGTGAAATATAAAGAAGGTAAGTATTTACCCGTTTAA
- a CDS encoding gamma-glutamylcyclotransferase family protein yields MKVFVYGTLMQNQKANFLLSRQKFLGPGEIYGFSLFKVSNWYPGVVRREGDRVKGEIYELVYEPEKTLARLDDYEGEGSLYQRILTKAIDLMDEEHEVFVYVYNGTVDEEKYIPYDQQPWQG; encoded by the coding sequence ATGAAAGTATTTGTGTATGGTACGCTTATGCAAAACCAGAAGGCGAATTTCCTGCTTTCCCGGCAAAAATTTTTAGGTCCCGGCGAAATTTATGGTTTTTCTTTGTTTAAGGTTTCTAACTGGTACCCCGGAGTAGTTAGGCGGGAGGGTGATCGGGTTAAAGGGGAGATTTATGAATTAGTATATGAACCAGAAAAGACTTTAGCCCGGCTTGACGATTATGAGGGGGAAGGTAGCTTGTACCAAAGGATTCTAACAAAAGCTATTGATCTTATGGACGAAGAACACGAAGTCTTTGTTTATGTTTATAACGGTACCGTGGATGAGGAAAAATACATACCCTATGACCAACAACCCTGGCAGGGTTAA
- a CDS encoding Zn-ribbon domain-containing OB-fold protein codes for MANKNFKLPESEQTGTIVFNLDPLIIKHHYEIDYIHSYAQDTPFFRGLSEGKLLSTYCPSCGYKYGTPRAHCMHCGSPTEWFELPKEGYVHTYTTCYFGSEEFLKETPFHLILVEWPDVDTFFLGRLVGVKPGEIKIGMKVKARFKRLSQFKPTDVYFVPAE; via the coding sequence ATGGCTAATAAAAACTTTAAATTACCGGAAAGCGAACAAACGGGAACAATAGTTTTTAATTTAGACCCCTTGATTATAAAACACCATTATGAAATTGACTATATTCACAGCTATGCCCAGGATACCCCATTTTTTAGAGGTCTGTCCGAAGGAAAACTTCTAAGTACTTACTGCCCTAGCTGTGGTTATAAGTATGGTACTCCCCGGGCCCACTGCATGCATTGCGGTAGCCCTACCGAATGGTTTGAACTACCCAAAGAAGGTTACGTGCATACTTATACTACCTGCTACTTTGGCAGTGAAGAATTTTTAAAGGAAACACCGTTTCATTTGATTTTAGTAGAATGGCCGGACGTTGATACCTTTTTCCTGGGAAGACTGGTGGGTGTAAAACCCGGAGAAATTAAAATTGGCATGAAAGTTAAAGCCAGGTTTAAACGCCTCTCTCAATTTAAACCTACTGATGTTTATTTTGTTCCAGCAGAATAA
- a CDS encoding thiolase domain-containing protein → MRPVYMVAGGITKFKKANPDKDFRYMVKEAFDYAMNDIPKLDREQIDATVASYFSDHFTRQLMAGIMVQDYLGLVPKMSKRIEGGGATGGLCFQTAWETIASGRAEVCVAYGFETMSHVNTWKGNEFIAHASDTNFDYPVGGFYTGYYALMARRHMYEFGTTEQQLAMVSVKNHKNAIYNPYSQFPAELTIEDVLKSEMVADPLKRLDICVMSDGAAVAILASEEMAYKLTDKPVKITGIGTGTDTMRLADRPSGKVILLPHEKEDDYKDLKYPGVHSFRGGRMAALQAYKMAGITDPLKELDFVELHDAYTSSEIQTYEDLGLCKYGEGGKFVESGYAELNGKVPVNPSGGLLACGHPVGATGLMQAVFAFWQLQGTIGKHFGNDKLQIKNAKRGLIHSHAGTGTYITVSILERGF, encoded by the coding sequence ATGCGTCCAGTTTATATGGTAGCCGGGGGCATTACCAAATTTAAAAAAGCAAACCCCGACAAAGATTTTCGTTACATGGTTAAAGAAGCTTTCGATTATGCTATGAATGACATCCCAAAATTAGACCGCGAACAAATTGATGCCACTGTAGCTTCGTATTTTTCCGACCATTTTACCCGGCAATTAATGGCCGGAATTATGGTCCAGGATTATTTAGGTTTAGTTCCCAAAATGTCCAAAAGAATTGAAGGCGGAGGCGCAACTGGAGGATTATGCTTTCAAACCGCCTGGGAAACTATAGCATCCGGTAGGGCTGAAGTCTGCGTGGCTTACGGCTTTGAAACCATGTCTCACGTTAATACCTGGAAAGGAAACGAATTTATCGCTCATGCTTCAGATACAAATTTTGACTATCCCGTAGGCGGATTTTACACCGGTTACTATGCTTTAATGGCCCGGCGACACATGTACGAATTTGGAACCACCGAACAACAATTAGCTATGGTGTCGGTAAAAAACCATAAAAATGCCATTTATAACCCCTACAGCCAATTTCCAGCGGAATTAACAATTGAAGACGTGTTAAAGTCGGAAATGGTCGCTGACCCCTTAAAGCGACTTGACATTTGCGTGATGTCCGATGGAGCAGCGGTAGCCATCCTGGCTTCGGAAGAAATGGCTTATAAACTCACCGACAAACCGGTTAAAATCACGGGTATTGGTACCGGTACCGATACGATGCGCTTAGCCGACCGACCCTCGGGAAAAGTTATTTTACTGCCCCACGAAAAAGAAGACGATTATAAAGACTTAAAATATCCAGGAGTGCACTCTTTCCGGGGCGGGCGGATGGCAGCCCTGCAGGCGTATAAAATGGCAGGAATAACCGATCCTTTAAAAGAACTGGATTTTGTAGAACTTCATGACGCTTACACTTCCTCGGAAATTCAAACCTATGAAGACCTTGGTCTTTGCAAGTACGGTGAGGGCGGTAAATTTGTAGAAAGCGGTTATGCCGAACTCAACGGGAAAGTACCGGTAAACCCCTCGGGCGGACTTCTGGCTTGCGGCCACCCAGTAGGTGCTACCGGTCTAATGCAAGCGGTCTTTGCCTTCTGGCAGCTTCAGGGAACCATCGGCAAGCATTTTGGTAATGACAAGCTGCAAATTAAAAATGCTAAAAGAGGATTAATTCACAGTCATGCCGGTACTGGCACTTACATTACGGTTTCTATTTTAGAAAGGGGGTTTTAA
- a CDS encoding acyl-CoA dehydrogenase, with protein sequence MNFELSEEHKLLQTTVRKFAEEVLKPKVREIDKNGKIPGEIWWQLGELGLMGLPIPEKYGGIGSDYLSFAIAVEELARVCPSLALSYSAHISLGAMPILLFGTEEQKETYLPPLTLGKYLGAFGLTEPNAGSDAGGTQTTAVLDGDHYVINGSKMFITNASYAKYVTITAVTERSKGTRGISAFIVPVGTPGFTIIDNLEKLGMRGSNTTELVFENVRIPKENLLGKPGEGFKQFLQVLNNGRIGIAALSVGVAQGAFEQALAYANTRIQFKKPISSNQAIAFKLADMATKIELARNLTYKAAWLKENNRPFAKEAAMAKLYASEIAVEVALDAVQIHGGYGYITEYQVEMFLRDAKLLTIGEGTSEIQRLVIARQLGCPV encoded by the coding sequence GTGAATTTTGAGCTTTCCGAAGAACATAAACTACTCCAGACCACCGTAAGGAAGTTTGCCGAGGAAGTTTTAAAACCCAAAGTCCGGGAAATAGACAAAAACGGCAAAATTCCAGGTGAAATCTGGTGGCAACTGGGGGAACTGGGGCTTATGGGGCTCCCTATTCCGGAAAAGTATGGAGGCATTGGTTCCGATTATTTAAGTTTTGCCATTGCTGTAGAAGAGTTAGCAAGGGTTTGCCCTTCCCTGGCCCTTTCCTATTCGGCCCATATCTCCCTGGGAGCAATGCCAATTTTACTTTTTGGAACAGAAGAACAAAAAGAAACTTATCTGCCTCCATTAACTCTTGGTAAATACTTAGGAGCCTTTGGCCTAACTGAACCAAATGCCGGCTCCGATGCCGGTGGAACCCAAACCACCGCCGTTTTGGACGGGGATCATTACGTCATAAACGGCAGCAAAATGTTTATAACCAATGCCAGCTACGCCAAATACGTTACCATTACTGCTGTCACCGAGCGCAGCAAAGGAACCAGGGGAATCTCTGCCTTCATCGTTCCAGTTGGTACCCCCGGCTTTACGATAATTGATAATCTGGAAAAGCTGGGCATGCGAGGTTCCAATACCACCGAACTGGTCTTTGAAAATGTCCGCATTCCCAAAGAAAACCTTTTGGGTAAACCCGGGGAAGGATTTAAACAGTTTCTGCAGGTTTTAAACAACGGGCGAATTGGAATTGCTGCTCTTTCGGTAGGAGTTGCCCAGGGTGCTTTTGAGCAAGCACTGGCCTATGCCAACACCCGAATTCAGTTTAAGAAACCCATATCCTCCAACCAGGCAATTGCTTTCAAACTGGCCGATATGGCCACCAAGATTGAACTGGCCAGAAACCTTACCTATAAAGCCGCCTGGCTTAAAGAAAACAACCGCCCCTTTGCCAAGGAGGCAGCTATGGCCAAACTCTACGCCTCGGAAATTGCCGTGGAAGTAGCCTTGGATGCGGTACAAATCCACGGAGGTTACGGTTACATTACCGAGTATCAGGTAGAAATGTTTTTACGAGACGCCAAGCTTTTAACCATCGGTGAAGGTACGTCAGAAATTCAAAGGCTGGTCATCGCCCGGCAGCTTGGCTGTCCGGTATAA
- a CDS encoding AMP-binding protein, which produces MFIPEERHLKESFIARFMARWHFKSFEELIKAAFSYPDWFYSEMAKQLDLTFFTPYEKIEDLSQGWHYPKYFTNASFNIAYDAVVKKALANGEKLAIIAEKENSTVETLTYQQFYREIQKAATVLVNLDISLGDRVAIYLPMIKEAPVFLLALAYIGAVAVPVFSGYGVEAVRERVTLSGAKLLITADGFSRRGQEVSLLKTALEAVKDLNTAILTVSNFNTQKLPYSREKLYWYNDLKEKFTQEVSLADTKTEDPLLIIYTSGTTGKPKGTLHTHIGFPVKNAIDMLFAFDIGPQDRVFWITDLGWMMGPWLIYGTLLIGGTVILYEGSPDYPNRTRLWELIEKHQITVLGLSPTLIRHLMTFPDAEPANFNLKSLRILGSTGEPWTEEAWQWFFAKVGKGKLPIINYSGGTEISGGILASYPIHPIPPCAFTGVLPGINADVVDEKGKPVRNRVGELVIKGPWNGITRGFFKEPERFEKTYFSRFGQDLWAHGDWAKIDENGYWYILGRSDDTIKVAGKRLGPAEVENIVNALPEIAESAAFGVPHPIKGEVLVVVAVPSKKDIAKEELIQKIKNQIATKLSKALSPEDVLIIKALPKTRNGKILRRLIRESYLGDVNSDTSSLENPSALKEISKERRE; this is translated from the coding sequence TTGTTTATCCCGGAGGAACGCCATTTAAAGGAAAGCTTTATTGCCCGTTTTATGGCTCGCTGGCACTTTAAAAGCTTTGAGGAGTTAATTAAAGCAGCATTTAGCTATCCAGACTGGTTTTATTCGGAAATGGCCAAACAACTGGACTTAACTTTTTTCACTCCCTACGAAAAAATAGAAGATTTAAGCCAGGGCTGGCACTATCCAAAATATTTTACTAATGCCAGCTTTAACATCGCCTACGACGCGGTTGTTAAAAAAGCCCTCGCAAACGGTGAAAAACTTGCAATTATTGCCGAAAAAGAAAATTCTACCGTCGAAACCCTGACCTATCAACAATTTTACCGGGAAATCCAAAAGGCAGCAACGGTCCTTGTAAATCTTGACATTTCTTTGGGCGATAGGGTTGCGATTTACCTTCCGATGATTAAAGAAGCACCAGTCTTTTTGCTAGCTTTAGCCTATATCGGAGCTGTGGCCGTACCGGTTTTTTCCGGGTACGGCGTGGAAGCGGTCCGGGAAAGGGTTACCCTTTCCGGGGCTAAACTGTTAATCACCGCTGACGGCTTTTCCCGCCGGGGCCAGGAAGTTTCTCTTTTAAAAACAGCCCTTGAGGCAGTTAAAGACCTTAACACTGCTATTCTTACGGTTTCAAATTTCAATACCCAAAAGCTTCCTTATTCCCGGGAAAAGCTTTATTGGTACAACGACCTGAAAGAAAAATTTACGCAAGAAGTTTCCCTGGCAGATACCAAAACCGAAGATCCCCTTTTAATCATCTATACCTCCGGAACGACCGGAAAACCCAAGGGAACCCTTCATACCCATATTGGCTTTCCGGTAAAAAACGCTATTGATATGCTCTTTGCCTTTGATATTGGTCCCCAGGACAGAGTTTTTTGGATAACCGATTTAGGCTGGATGATGGGGCCCTGGTTAATTTACGGAACTTTATTGATTGGTGGCACAGTAATTCTTTATGAAGGCTCTCCCGATTATCCGAACCGCACCCGGCTATGGGAACTTATTGAAAAGCATCAAATTACTGTTTTAGGCCTTTCTCCAACTTTAATCCGACATCTCATGACTTTTCCCGATGCCGAACCGGCAAACTTCAACCTTAAAAGCCTTAGAATTTTAGGTTCCACCGGTGAACCCTGGACCGAGGAAGCCTGGCAGTGGTTTTTTGCAAAAGTAGGAAAAGGTAAACTTCCCATCATCAATTATTCCGGAGGTACGGAGATATCCGGAGGAATATTAGCTTCCTACCCCATCCACCCAATTCCTCCTTGTGCTTTTACCGGGGTTTTACCGGGAATTAATGCTGACGTGGTCGATGAAAAGGGAAAACCGGTAAGAAACCGGGTGGGAGAACTGGTAATTAAAGGGCCCTGGAACGGTATTACCCGGGGATTTTTTAAGGAACCGGAGCGTTTTGAAAAAACCTATTTTTCCCGCTTTGGCCAGGACCTCTGGGCTCATGGCGACTGGGCCAAAATTGATGAAAACGGCTACTGGTACATCCTGGGAAGGTCCGATGACACCATAAAAGTTGCGGGAAAACGTCTGGGACCGGCAGAAGTGGAAAATATCGTCAACGCTCTCCCCGAAATAGCCGAATCGGCAGCCTTTGGAGTGCCCCATCCAATTAAGGGAGAGGTATTAGTAGTAGTTGCCGTTCCAAGTAAAAAGGATATTGCCAAAGAGGAACTTATCCAAAAAATCAAAAACCAAATCGCGACCAAACTTTCTAAAGCTCTGTCTCCCGAAGACGTATTAATCATCAAAGCCCTGCCTAAAACCAGAAACGGCAAAATATTGCGACGCCTAATCCGGGAAAGTTATTTAGGAGATGTAAATAGTGATACTTCTTCTTTAGAAAACCCCAGTGCCTTGAAAGAAATTAGTAAAGAAAGGAGGGAGTGA